In Helicobacter mastomyrinus, a single genomic region encodes these proteins:
- the mutY gene encoding A/G-specific adenine glycosylase, producing MEDSKNISFSPLQEKARHIAPLWRKNILAWYKDNGRFTLPWRNLQGENAPYGVYVSEMMLQQTQVKRVLECYYQPFMESFPTLLALSYATEEQVLKAWEGLGYYTRARNMLKTAHICAQKFSHTLPHTYNELIALPGIGAYSAGAILCFGFKQNVSFVDGNIRRLLCRIFALSNPKMVLLEKLAQILLDIDSSFDYNQALLDIGATLCTPKSPSCLICPLQSLCDGYNAPHLYPLPKQSTLIPLELHLGICVHNHHIALVRSSKGLYHGLYNLPLLTSDSLTQTHKCGECRHHYTKYHIRAYIYHIDFKCFQTLNIFDEITLIPINELNSKPLSSLCKKALKIAGLEY from the coding sequence ATGGAAGATTCTAAAAATATAAGCTTTAGCCCATTACAAGAAAAAGCACGGCATATAGCCCCGTTATGGCGCAAAAATATACTTGCTTGGTATAAGGACAATGGAAGATTCACTTTGCCTTGGCGTAATCTACAAGGAGAAAATGCGCCCTATGGCGTGTATGTGAGTGAAATGATGTTGCAGCAAACACAAGTAAAACGTGTGCTAGAGTGTTACTATCAGCCTTTTATGGAATCTTTTCCCACGCTCCTTGCCCTCTCTTATGCTACAGAGGAGCAAGTGCTTAAAGCTTGGGAGGGATTAGGCTATTACACACGTGCAAGAAATATGTTAAAAACCGCACATATATGCGCTCAAAAATTCTCCCATACTTTACCACACACATATAATGAGTTGATTGCACTGCCGGGCATTGGTGCATATAGTGCGGGGGCGATTTTATGCTTTGGTTTTAAACAAAATGTATCTTTTGTAGATGGGAATATTAGACGCCTACTCTGCCGTATTTTTGCTCTAAGTAATCCAAAAATGGTGCTTTTAGAAAAGCTTGCTCAAATCCTTTTAGATATAGATTCTAGTTTTGATTACAATCAAGCCTTGCTTGATATTGGTGCTACCCTATGTACTCCTAAATCCCCCTCTTGTCTCATATGTCCCTTGCAATCTTTATGTGATGGATATAATGCCCCTCATCTCTATCCCCTGCCTAAGCAATCCACCCTTATACCTTTAGAACTACATCTTGGTATTTGTGTGCATAATCATCATATTGCTTTAGTGCGATCCTCCAAAGGGCTATATCACGGGCTTTATAATCTTCCCTTGCTTACTAGTGATAGCCTCACGCAAACACATAAGTGTGGAGAATGCAGACATCACTATACTAAATATCATATCAGGGCATATATTTATCATATAGATTTTAAATGCTTTCAAACCTTAAATATCTTTGATGAAATCACGTTGATTCCTATCAATGAGCTTAACTCTAAACCACTTTCATCATTATGCAAAAAAGCCCTTAAAATCGCAGGGCTAGAATACTAA
- a CDS encoding NFACT family protein: MNLALLKGFCAYMQNMERVMCFRRIDNNLLVLICADRQGETHRFYMDMTRSQSNIFIAQREIIGTKVFCAPFDNKLATCTKGAHIEQIRIDGNNRILQCYLTQREHYKVRYFWLVCEFTGKYTNVVLCDKDFIVLEALRHIPQHKSSREVRVGKILSPLPQPECIPTQPESSPENVCAILEQIYADKYEKLKADKRQNVLRKLESKKQSLIDTLATLPKREELLESAKEYAMYGELIFSSLHLLPTHKIITTHIVLKDSNANDVNLPLPSHARDLQEAGNWYFTQSKKYHKKAKFLEKQIANLQERIAFITQQIGFTLQFDESGEVFAPAHKRAKNIGTKDIESFFIQGYKVSIGRNAKDNQRLLEVAKADDLWFHIRDVPSAHLIIHCGKKMPPNTLLQRVAEILVGLYVVRKGGGDFVVDWTRRRFVKPSLNAQAVYAKHKSIHYRADSKSIIQI, encoded by the coding sequence GTGAATCTTGCTTTGCTGAAAGGGTTTTGCGCCTATATGCAAAATATGGAGCGAGTTATGTGCTTTAGACGCATAGATAATAATCTCTTGGTGTTGATATGTGCGGATAGACAGGGGGAGACGCATAGATTCTATATGGATATGACGCGCTCACAAAGCAATATATTTATTGCTCAAAGAGAGATTATAGGGACAAAAGTCTTTTGTGCGCCTTTTGATAATAAACTCGCTACTTGCACGAAAGGGGCACATATAGAGCAGATACGTATCGATGGGAATAATAGAATCTTGCAATGCTATCTCACCCAGAGGGAGCACTATAAGGTGCGGTATTTTTGGCTTGTGTGCGAATTTACCGGCAAATATACCAATGTGGTGCTTTGTGATAAGGATTTTATTGTGCTTGAAGCATTGCGCCATATACCACAGCATAAATCCTCGCGAGAGGTGCGGGTAGGGAAGATTCTATCCCCTTTGCCACAGCCTGAATGTATCCCCACACAGCCTGAAAGCTCGCCAGAAAATGTATGTGCGATATTAGAGCAAATTTATGCGGATAAATATGAAAAGCTCAAAGCAGACAAGAGGCAAAATGTACTTAGAAAACTTGAAAGCAAGAAGCAATCCCTCATAGATACATTAGCTACATTACCCAAACGCGAGGAGCTTTTAGAATCTGCTAAGGAGTATGCTATGTATGGAGAGCTGATTTTTAGTTCATTGCATTTGCTGCCCACACATAAGATCATCACAACGCATATTGTGCTAAAAGATAGTAACGCAAATGATGTGAATCTCCCCTTGCCTTCACACGCAAGGGATTTGCAAGAAGCGGGGAATTGGTATTTTACGCAGAGCAAAAAATATCATAAAAAGGCAAAATTTTTAGAGAAGCAAATAGCCAATTTGCAGGAGAGAATTGCCTTTATCACGCAGCAAATAGGCTTTACCTTGCAGTTTGATGAGAGCGGAGAGGTCTTTGCTCCAGCACACAAGAGGGCAAAAAATATAGGTACAAAGGATATAGAGAGCTTTTTTATACAGGGGTATAAGGTGAGCATTGGGCGCAATGCAAAGGACAATCAAAGGCTTTTAGAAGTGGCAAAAGCCGATGATTTGTGGTTTCATATCCGTGATGTGCCAAGTGCGCATTTGATTATTCATTGTGGTAAAAAAATGCCCCCAAATACCCTACTACAAAGGGTAGCTGAAATCTTAGTGGGGCTTTATGTCGTGCGTAAGGGGGGTGGGGATTTTGTAGTGGATTGGACAAGGAGGCGATTTGTCAAGCCATCATTGAACGCACAGGCGGTATATGCCAAGCATAAAAGCATACATTACCGCGCAGATAGCAAGAGCATAATACAAATATAA